The proteins below come from a single Gordonia sp. X0973 genomic window:
- a CDS encoding NAD(P)/FAD-dependent oxidoreductase: MADTTVIIGGGLAGAKTAEALREKGFDGPIVLVAAESHLPYERPPLSKGYLSGADDRDSVFVHDRAWYDEHKVDLRTGVSAEKIDRDAKLVRLSDGTSVAYDKVVIATGSRPRPFPGKPDVLYLRTLDDSDLLREKFGDGKSLVIVGAGWIGLEVAAAARAAGTAVTVVEPADVPLEKVLGARQGEVIADLHRRHGVDLRLGTGVESIEPGVVVIDGGERLAADTVVVGIGAEPVVDLARDAGLAVGNGIDVDAGLRTSDPDIFAVGDIANHDHPRYGRLRVEHWANALNQPTVAAANVLGGDEEYERLPYFYTDQYEFGMEYRGFASGDDELVIRGSVDDLEYLAFWLVDGKVAAAMNVNIWDAGDDLVALLESGRVVDRARLADPAVALADV, translated from the coding sequence ATGGCTGATACGACGGTGATCATCGGGGGCGGCCTTGCGGGAGCGAAGACCGCCGAAGCACTGCGCGAGAAGGGGTTCGACGGGCCGATCGTGCTCGTCGCCGCCGAATCTCATCTGCCCTACGAACGCCCGCCACTGTCGAAGGGCTATCTCTCGGGGGCGGACGATCGCGATTCGGTCTTCGTCCACGACCGCGCCTGGTACGACGAGCACAAGGTCGATCTGCGCACCGGGGTGAGCGCCGAGAAGATCGATCGCGACGCCAAGCTGGTTCGGCTCTCCGACGGGACGTCGGTGGCCTACGACAAGGTCGTCATCGCCACCGGATCGAGGCCCCGCCCGTTCCCCGGCAAGCCCGACGTCCTCTATCTGCGGACCCTCGACGACTCCGATCTGCTGCGGGAGAAGTTCGGCGACGGCAAGTCGCTGGTGATCGTCGGTGCCGGTTGGATCGGATTGGAGGTGGCCGCGGCCGCTCGCGCCGCGGGCACCGCGGTGACCGTCGTCGAACCCGCCGACGTGCCGCTGGAGAAGGTGCTGGGCGCGCGACAGGGCGAGGTCATCGCCGATCTGCACCGCCGGCACGGCGTCGATCTGCGCCTGGGGACGGGAGTGGAATCGATCGAACCCGGGGTCGTCGTCATCGACGGCGGGGAGCGGTTGGCGGCGGACACGGTCGTCGTCGGCATCGGGGCCGAGCCGGTCGTCGACCTCGCCCGTGACGCCGGGCTGGCCGTCGGCAACGGAATCGATGTCGACGCGGGGCTGCGGACCAGCGATCCGGACATCTTCGCCGTCGGCGACATCGCCAACCACGACCACCCGCGGTACGGGCGGTTGCGCGTCGAACACTGGGCGAACGCCCTCAACCAACCGACAGTGGCGGCGGCGAATGTTCTCGGCGGCGACGAGGAGTACGAGCGGCTGCCGTACTTCTACACCGACCAGTACGAGTTCGGGATGGAGTACCGCGGGTTCGCCTCCGGCGACGACGAACTGGTGATCCGGGGCAGTGTCGACGACCTCGAATACCTCGCGTTCTGGCTCGTCGACGGCAAAGTCGCCGCGGCGATGAACGTGAACATCTGGGATGCCGGCGATGATCTGGTGGCATTGCTCGAGTCGGGGAGGGTCGTCGACAGGGCTCGCCTGGCCGATCCTGCCGTCGCACTCGCCGATGTCTGA
- a CDS encoding MFS transporter produces the protein MQPHPPPTSSQAQTRRAIWNTLRGSSGNLVEWYDVYVYTVFATYFEGHFFDPADKNSLVYVYAIFAVTFVMRPIGSWFFGRYADRRGRRAALTLSVTIMAACSFVIAVIPGRETIGIAAALILLLCRLVQGFATGGEYGTSATYMSEAATRERRGFFSSFQYVTLVGGHVLAQFTLLILQSVLTKDQLHEFGWRIGFFIGGIAAIVVFWLRRTMDESLSDEQLAAVRDGEDTSSGSMRELLTGYWRPLVLCFLITMGGTLAFYVYSVTAPAIVKTAYADHAMTATWINLIGLIFLMVIQPIGGLISDVVGRKPMLVFFGVGGVLYTYFLITYLPTVSVAIGSLAMVCLGYIIITGYTSINALVKAELFPSHVRALGVGIGYALANSVFGGTAPMLYEAATRSHHVSWFIAYVVVTIGASLVVYVFFLRNKSQTHLDRERGAAFGG, from the coding sequence ATGCAGCCGCACCCACCGCCGACGTCGTCGCAGGCGCAGACCCGCCGGGCGATCTGGAACACGCTGCGGGGGTCGAGCGGCAACCTCGTCGAGTGGTACGACGTCTACGTCTACACCGTGTTCGCCACCTATTTCGAAGGCCACTTCTTCGACCCGGCGGACAAGAACTCGCTGGTCTACGTGTACGCGATCTTCGCGGTGACCTTCGTGATGCGCCCCATCGGCTCGTGGTTCTTCGGCCGCTACGCCGACCGCCGCGGGCGACGGGCCGCACTGACCCTGAGCGTGACGATCATGGCGGCGTGCTCCTTCGTCATCGCGGTCATCCCGGGCCGGGAGACGATCGGTATCGCGGCTGCATTGATCCTGTTGCTCTGCCGGCTGGTGCAGGGATTCGCGACGGGCGGCGAGTACGGCACGTCGGCAACCTACATGTCCGAGGCGGCGACCCGCGAGCGGCGGGGCTTCTTCTCGTCGTTCCAGTACGTCACCCTGGTGGGCGGGCACGTGCTCGCCCAGTTCACCCTGCTCATCCTCCAGTCGGTGCTCACCAAGGACCAGTTGCACGAGTTCGGTTGGCGCATCGGCTTCTTCATCGGCGGCATCGCGGCCATCGTGGTGTTCTGGTTGCGGCGCACGATGGACGAATCCCTGTCCGACGAGCAGCTGGCGGCCGTGCGCGACGGCGAGGACACGTCGTCGGGATCGATGCGGGAGCTGCTCACCGGCTATTGGCGCCCGCTGGTGCTGTGCTTCCTGATCACGATGGGCGGGACGCTGGCGTTCTACGTGTACAGCGTCACCGCGCCGGCCATCGTGAAGACGGCCTACGCGGATCACGCGATGACCGCGACGTGGATCAACCTGATCGGCCTGATCTTCCTCATGGTGATCCAGCCGATCGGCGGGCTGATCAGCGACGTGGTCGGCCGCAAACCGATGCTGGTGTTCTTCGGCGTCGGCGGAGTGCTCTACACGTACTTCCTCATCACCTATCTGCCGACGGTGTCCGTCGCGATCGGCTCGCTGGCGATGGTCTGCCTCGGCTACATCATCATCACCGGTTACACGTCGATCAACGCGCTGGTGAAGGCCGAACTCTTCCCGTCGCACGTCCGCGCGCTGGGGGTGGGGATCGGCTACGCCCTGGCCAACTCGGTCTTCGGCGGCACCGCGCCGATGCTCTACGAGGCGGCGACCAGGAGCCATCACGTGTCCTGGTTCATCGCGTATGTCGTGGTGACCATCGGCGCGTCGCTCGTCGTCTACGTCTTCTTCCTGCGCAACAAGTCGCAGACCCACCTGGACCGGGAACGGGGCGCCGCGTTCGGCGGGTAG
- a CDS encoding amidase: MNLDEYMGHDATALAELVAAKQVTPKELLDLARKRAGQVNGKLNAIVINIDREADEQVKGDLTGPFAGVPFLVKDLHQEYKGYPTTAGCRALRNDVATENALLVDRFLDAGLVIFGKTATPELGSKGITESKLWGPCRNPWDTSRTPGGSSGGSAASVAAGIVPAAGANDGGGSIRIPAACNGLVGLKPSRGLAPYGPQRGESMFGMATEGVVARTVRDTAGLMDVIVGRTPFADYQAAMPSRKFAEAIKKKPRKLKIGFSAHSAITGKADPQAVAAMTATAELLTDLGHVVEEVAPPYDDKALAQTFLTIWFAQLEGQVAEIKARTGAKDSDFEPDTLAVAEIGRASGVAALMAALGQVKEYTYAMERFYADHDFFLTPTIACEPIKVGSLDTPVPLQVAARVVHRVHAGKALVRTGVIDQMIDDNLGWVPYTQLANLTGRPAITVPVHWTADGLPLGVQFNGALGADAALLQLATQLEEAQPWIERFPAEPKHHLSAV, translated from the coding sequence ATGAACCTCGACGAATACATGGGCCACGACGCGACCGCACTCGCCGAACTGGTCGCGGCCAAGCAGGTCACCCCGAAGGAGTTGCTCGACTTGGCGCGCAAACGCGCGGGGCAGGTCAACGGAAAGCTCAACGCGATCGTCATCAATATCGACCGCGAGGCCGACGAGCAGGTCAAGGGCGACCTGACCGGACCGTTCGCCGGGGTCCCGTTCCTCGTCAAGGACCTGCACCAGGAGTACAAGGGATACCCGACGACGGCGGGCTGTCGGGCCCTGCGCAACGACGTCGCGACCGAGAACGCGCTGCTTGTCGACCGGTTCCTGGATGCGGGTCTGGTGATCTTCGGGAAGACGGCCACCCCCGAGCTGGGGTCGAAGGGGATCACCGAATCGAAGCTGTGGGGTCCGTGCCGCAATCCGTGGGACACCTCGCGCACCCCGGGCGGGTCGTCGGGCGGATCGGCGGCGTCGGTAGCGGCCGGCATCGTGCCGGCGGCCGGTGCCAACGACGGCGGTGGCTCGATCAGGATTCCGGCGGCCTGTAACGGTCTCGTCGGTCTCAAGCCGAGTCGCGGTCTCGCGCCCTACGGTCCGCAACGGGGGGAGTCGATGTTCGGCATGGCCACCGAGGGGGTAGTGGCGCGCACCGTGCGTGACACCGCCGGTCTGATGGACGTCATCGTCGGGCGCACCCCGTTCGCCGACTACCAGGCCGCGATGCCGTCCCGAAAGTTTGCCGAGGCGATCAAGAAGAAGCCGCGCAAGTTGAAGATCGGGTTCTCGGCGCATTCCGCCATCACCGGCAAGGCCGATCCGCAGGCCGTCGCGGCGATGACCGCGACGGCGGAGCTGCTGACCGACCTCGGCCACGTCGTGGAGGAGGTGGCGCCTCCCTACGACGACAAGGCATTGGCGCAGACCTTCCTGACCATCTGGTTCGCCCAACTGGAAGGGCAGGTAGCGGAGATCAAGGCGCGGACGGGCGCGAAGGACTCCGACTTCGAGCCGGACACCCTGGCCGTCGCCGAGATCGGCCGCGCCAGCGGCGTCGCGGCGCTGATGGCGGCGCTCGGGCAGGTGAAGGAGTACACCTACGCCATGGAGCGGTTCTACGCCGATCACGACTTCTTCCTCACCCCGACCATCGCGTGCGAGCCGATCAAGGTCGGCTCGCTGGATACACCGGTGCCGCTGCAGGTCGCGGCCCGCGTCGTTCACCGGGTCCACGCGGGAAAGGCGTTGGTCCGCACCGGGGTCATCGACCAGATGATCGACGACAATCTCGGCTGGGTCCCGTATACGCAGCTCGCGAATCTGACCGGCCGACCGGCGATCACCGTCCCCGTCCACTGGACTGCCGACGGTCTGCCCCTGGGCGTCCAGTTCAACGGCGCGCTCGGCGCCGACGCGGCGCTGCTGCAACTGGCGACGCAGTTGGAGGAGGCCCAGCCGTGGATCGAGCGCTTCCCGGCCGAGCCGAAGCATCACCTGTCGGCGGTATAG
- a CDS encoding SDR family NAD(P)-dependent oxidoreductase: MINFDNKVALVTGAGRGLGRSHAETLAKLGASVLVSDVDADVAEEVAAGIKAAGGKAAAKQGDVSKDEDARAIVQAAVDAFGQLDIVVNNAGVDKHDDFGPGVMEQTRRHMDINFLGTVAVTAAAWPHLVKSGNGRVVSTSSPTVSGWEGETPYVASKAAIFGWTRSLSIEALKQGIRVNAIAPTAYTRMAEAADIPQELKDTLKANMTTAMVSAMVAYLASEECGVAGEILLTQGGLMQRFSLAMNEGYANPECTPDDIKEHLDQILDDSTAKPLGGIGTENETSLLDIV; this comes from the coding sequence ATGATTAACTTCGACAACAAGGTCGCATTGGTAACCGGCGCGGGCCGTGGTCTGGGACGGTCGCACGCCGAGACGCTCGCCAAGCTCGGCGCTTCGGTCCTCGTCAGCGACGTCGACGCGGATGTGGCCGAGGAAGTGGCCGCGGGGATCAAGGCCGCCGGCGGCAAAGCCGCCGCCAAGCAGGGTGACGTGTCCAAGGACGAGGATGCCAGGGCCATCGTCCAGGCGGCCGTCGACGCCTTCGGCCAGCTCGACATCGTCGTGAACAATGCCGGTGTCGACAAGCACGACGACTTCGGCCCCGGGGTCATGGAGCAGACGCGTCGACACATGGACATCAACTTCCTCGGCACGGTCGCGGTGACGGCCGCCGCGTGGCCGCATCTGGTCAAGAGCGGCAACGGGCGCGTGGTCAGCACCTCGTCGCCGACGGTGTCCGGCTGGGAGGGTGAGACTCCTTACGTAGCCTCCAAGGCCGCGATCTTCGGCTGGACCCGCTCGCTCTCGATCGAGGCGCTCAAGCAGGGGATCCGCGTCAACGCGATCGCGCCGACCGCCTACACCCGGATGGCCGAGGCCGCCGACATCCCGCAGGAGCTGAAGGACACCCTCAAGGCGAATATGACGACGGCGATGGTCTCGGCCATGGTCGCCTACCTCGCCAGCGAGGAGTGCGGCGTCGCCGGCGAGATCCTGCTCACCCAGGGCGGTCTGATGCAGCGGTTCTCGCTCGCGATGAACGAGGGCTACGCCAACCCCGAGTGCACCCCGGACGACATCAAGGAGCACCTGGACCAGATCCTCGACGACTCGACCGCCAAGCCGCTGGGCGGAATCGGCACCGAGAACGAGACCTCGCTTCTCGACATCGTCTGA
- a CDS encoding HNH endonuclease signature motif containing protein, whose amino-acid sequence MLRTSHQVGRIERIFEPGLRGWIQLTDAAVADAMPAVLPDSPRELAGLIDAAITKLGSASLGLASDTEVTATVEVLERAWRRADGVNAALLVEVSDRNLWLGYATPRAWYSEYLRLGPGEARRREVVAEAIGVCTALTGQPLPPKREPLAVAVAAGVVSGEHVRVIEQVLNKIPHQADPREVAAAVTVLTEAAKAATPKDMNRLGQRILAHLDPDGTLTDDSDRHRRRSLHLGAQGADLMSKLSGYVTPQVRAKLEILLDNWGKPGMNNPDDDEHRITGPLALMTLDATDPNPTTDPDGTTTGRDTTVADARHHALIQARGRDTRTSAQRDHDALEAGLDWLLGHEALGKPDRIPAEVVITIDEHDLARRAGIGVTATGTMVPIGDLIHLAAHATPWLAVFHHHTRSVLNFGRGRRLATKTQRLALFAAEPGCSKPGCGQPFSRTQAHHATRDYAHGGSTNVTDMTGACGRHNRAVGTKPGQWETHVFTNGPHTGRTGWRRTGTDQPFQVNHTHDPRTYLHGTVFDPNQHDHDQAAGDDQTTSADGDTAPPTTPIMKRIRPDEHWGPPRVGNPDTIDRSSPVEAVLALLVAA is encoded by the coding sequence GTGTTGCGCACCTCACACCAGGTTGGTAGAATAGAACGTATATTCGAACCGGGGTTGAGGGGGTGGATCCAATTGACCGACGCGGCGGTGGCTGATGCGATGCCGGCGGTGTTGCCGGATTCGCCTCGGGAGTTGGCGGGGTTGATTGATGCCGCGATCACGAAACTGGGGTCTGCCTCGTTGGGGTTGGCCTCGGATACCGAAGTGACCGCGACGGTGGAGGTGCTGGAGCGGGCGTGGCGGCGCGCGGACGGGGTGAATGCGGCGTTGCTGGTGGAAGTGTCGGACCGGAATTTGTGGTTGGGGTATGCGACACCGCGGGCCTGGTACAGCGAATACCTGCGGTTGGGGCCAGGCGAGGCCAGGCGTCGGGAGGTGGTGGCCGAGGCGATCGGGGTGTGCACCGCGTTGACCGGGCAACCGTTGCCGCCCAAACGCGAACCGTTGGCGGTGGCGGTCGCAGCCGGGGTGGTGTCGGGTGAGCATGTGCGGGTGATCGAACAAGTCCTGAACAAAATCCCGCACCAAGCCGACCCGCGGGAGGTGGCGGCGGCGGTGACGGTGTTGACCGAGGCCGCGAAGGCAGCCACCCCGAAAGACATGAACCGTCTTGGGCAACGGATCCTGGCCCACCTGGACCCCGATGGCACCCTGACCGACGACAGCGACCGGCACCGCCGCCGCAGCCTGCACCTGGGAGCCCAAGGCGCGGATTTGATGTCCAAACTCAGCGGGTATGTGACACCCCAGGTCCGGGCCAAACTCGAAATACTGCTCGACAACTGGGGCAAACCCGGCATGAACAACCCCGACGACGACGAACACCGCATCACCGGCCCACTCGCCCTCATGACTCTCGACGCCACCGACCCCAACCCCACCACCGACCCTGACGGCACCACCACCGGCCGCGACACCACCGTGGCTGACGCGCGTCACCATGCGTTGATACAGGCCCGGGGCCGCGACACCCGAACCTCGGCACAACGCGACCACGACGCCCTAGAAGCCGGGTTGGATTGGCTGCTGGGACACGAGGCGTTGGGGAAACCGGATCGGATCCCGGCCGAGGTGGTGATCACCATCGACGAACACGACTTGGCACGCCGCGCCGGAATCGGAGTGACCGCGACCGGCACCATGGTGCCCATCGGTGACTTGATCCATCTGGCCGCCCACGCCACCCCGTGGTTGGCGGTCTTTCACCACCACACCCGCAGCGTGCTGAACTTCGGGCGCGGCCGGCGGCTGGCGACCAAAACCCAACGCCTGGCCCTGTTCGCCGCCGAACCCGGCTGCAGCAAACCCGGCTGCGGGCAACCGTTCTCCCGCACCCAAGCCCACCACGCCACCCGCGACTACGCCCACGGCGGATCAACCAACGTGACCGACATGACCGGGGCCTGCGGCCGACACAACCGGGCCGTCGGTACCAAACCCGGCCAATGGGAAACCCACGTCTTCACCAACGGACCCCACACCGGACGCACCGGATGGCGACGCACCGGAACCGACCAACCCTTCCAGGTCAACCACACCCACGACCCCCGCACCTACCTACACGGAACCGTATTCGACCCCAACCAGCACGACCACGACCAGGCCGCGGGCGACGACCAGACAACCAGCGCCGACGGTGACACAGCGCCACCGACCACGCCGATAATGAAACGCATCCGACCCGACGAACACTGGGGACCACCACGAGTCGGGAATCCCGACACAATCGACCGGTCCTCACCAGTCGAAGCAGTGCTGGCCCTACTCGTCGCCGCTTGA
- a CDS encoding thymidylate synthase — protein MSAPIPTPYEDLLRQVTEHGTPKADRTGTGTRSIFGAQLRYDLSQGFPLITTKKVHLKSIVYELLWFLRGDSNVRWLQEHGVTIWDEWADENGDLGPVYGVQWRSWPTPSGEHVDQIANAIEMLKSNPDSRRNIVSAWNVGEIPQMALPPCHAFIQFYVADGKLSCQLYQRSADLFLGVPFNIASYALLTHMMAQQAGLDVGDFVWTGGDCHIYDNHVEQVAEQLSRGPFPYPTLELRRRESIDAYEYDDVAVLGYQSHPAIKAPVAV, from the coding sequence ATGAGCGCGCCCATCCCCACGCCGTACGAGGATCTGCTGCGCCAGGTCACCGAGCACGGCACACCCAAGGCGGATCGCACGGGCACCGGCACCCGCAGCATCTTCGGCGCGCAGCTGCGCTACGACCTGTCGCAGGGCTTCCCGCTCATCACCACGAAGAAGGTGCACCTCAAGTCGATCGTCTACGAACTCCTGTGGTTCCTGCGCGGCGACTCCAACGTGCGCTGGCTCCAGGAGCACGGCGTGACGATCTGGGACGAGTGGGCCGACGAGAACGGTGACCTCGGGCCGGTCTACGGGGTGCAGTGGCGGTCGTGGCCGACACCGTCGGGCGAGCACGTGGATCAGATCGCGAATGCGATCGAGATGCTCAAGTCCAACCCCGACTCCCGTCGCAACATCGTCTCCGCGTGGAACGTCGGGGAGATCCCGCAGATGGCCCTGCCGCCCTGCCACGCGTTCATCCAGTTCTACGTCGCCGACGGCAAGCTCTCCTGCCAGCTGTACCAGCGCAGCGCGGATCTCTTCCTCGGGGTGCCGTTCAACATCGCGTCGTATGCGCTGCTCACGCACATGATGGCGCAGCAGGCCGGTCTCGACGTCGGGGATTTCGTGTGGACCGGCGGCGACTGCCACATCTACGACAACCACGTCGAGCAGGTCGCCGAGCAGCTGTCGCGCGGGCCGTTCCCGTATCCGACGCTCGAACTGCGCCGCCGCGAGTCGATCGACGCCTACGAATACGACGACGTCGCGGTGCTCGGCTACCAGTCGCATCCGGCGATCAAAGCGCCGGTGGCCGTGTGA
- a CDS encoding flavodoxin family protein, whose protein sequence is MARLLIVHHTPSPHCQEMFEAVVAGTGDPDIEGVEVVRRAALSVSASDFLEADGYLLGTPANLGYISGALKHAFDCAYYQILDSTRGRPFGAYLHGNQGTEGAQKAITTITTGLGWEKAAEFVVVSGAPTKADREACWELGATVAAQLMA, encoded by the coding sequence TTGGCCCGACTGCTGATCGTCCACCACACGCCGTCGCCGCATTGCCAGGAGATGTTCGAGGCCGTCGTCGCCGGGACGGGCGATCCCGACATCGAGGGCGTCGAGGTGGTGCGCCGCGCCGCGCTGTCGGTCTCCGCATCGGACTTCCTGGAGGCCGACGGCTATCTCCTGGGCACCCCGGCCAACCTCGGATACATCAGCGGGGCGTTGAAGCACGCCTTCGACTGCGCCTACTACCAGATCCTCGACTCGACGCGGGGCCGGCCGTTCGGCGCCTACCTGCACGGCAACCAGGGAACCGAAGGGGCGCAGAAGGCGATCACGACGATCACGACGGGACTCGGCTGGGAGAAGGCGGCCGAGTTCGTCGTCGTATCCGGTGCGCCGACGAAAGCCGACCGCGAGGCCTGCTGGGAACTCGGGGCCACCGTGGCCGCGCAGCTGATGGCCTGA
- a CDS encoding TIGR03086 family metal-binding protein: protein MIDQARAIEEAERFWAAVLTRVTDADLDEPGGCGTWSNRELINHVIGGGHRYAMLLDGATAAQTAATRDTDYVGTDPLDRFWEYARMAHEAAETADLDAIVDHRAGRRTGHSLLTIRVAELALHARDLCVGIGAAWEPPSDVVEYLLDSAAPEVEELRAQGLFGPALTPASDSAADRLLAFTGRA, encoded by the coding sequence GTGATCGACCAGGCCCGTGCCATCGAGGAGGCGGAACGGTTCTGGGCCGCCGTGTTGACGCGGGTCACCGACGCGGATCTGGACGAGCCGGGCGGCTGCGGCACCTGGTCCAACCGGGAGTTGATCAACCACGTGATCGGCGGCGGCCACCGCTACGCCATGCTGCTCGACGGTGCGACGGCGGCACAGACCGCGGCGACCCGCGACACCGATTACGTCGGCACCGATCCGCTCGACCGGTTCTGGGAGTACGCGCGCATGGCCCACGAGGCGGCCGAGACGGCCGACCTGGATGCGATCGTCGACCACCGTGCCGGCCGGCGCACCGGGCACTCCCTGCTGACCATCCGGGTGGCGGAGCTGGCGTTGCACGCCCGCGATCTCTGCGTCGGGATCGGTGCGGCGTGGGAGCCGCCGTCGGATGTCGTGGAGTACCTGCTGGACAGCGCGGCGCCCGAGGTCGAAGAGTTGCGCGCCCAGGGGCTGTTCGGCCCGGCGCTCACACCGGCCTCGGACAGTGCGGCCGATCGGCTGCTCGCGTTTACCGGTCGGGCATGA
- the dapB gene encoding 4-hydroxy-tetrahydrodipicolinate reductase, giving the protein MTDSIRTGVLGSNGKVGRAIVAGVDAAADTEFTVGVDQGDPLQRFVDSNTQVVVDFTHPDVVMDNLKFLVDNGIHAVVGTTGFTAERLAQVQAWVDAKPGSAVLIAPNFAIGAILSMHFAQQAARFFDSVEVIELHHPQKADAPSGTAGRTAQLIATARAEAGLGPMPDATSTGIDGARGAVVGDVHVHSVRLTGLVAHQEVLFGTQGETLTIRHDSIDRTSFVPGVLLGVREIGAHPGLTVGLDAFMNLS; this is encoded by the coding sequence ATGACGGACAGCATTCGCACGGGTGTGTTGGGCAGCAACGGCAAAGTGGGGCGGGCCATCGTCGCCGGCGTCGACGCGGCCGCCGACACCGAGTTCACCGTTGGCGTCGACCAGGGAGACCCGCTGCAGCGCTTCGTCGACTCGAATACCCAGGTCGTCGTCGACTTCACCCATCCCGACGTCGTCATGGACAACCTGAAGTTCTTGGTGGACAACGGTATCCACGCCGTCGTCGGCACCACCGGCTTCACCGCCGAGCGCCTCGCGCAGGTCCAGGCCTGGGTCGACGCGAAGCCCGGCTCGGCGGTCCTGATCGCGCCCAACTTCGCGATCGGCGCCATCCTGTCCATGCATTTCGCGCAGCAGGCCGCGCGGTTCTTCGATTCGGTCGAGGTCATCGAGCTGCACCATCCGCAGAAGGCCGACGCCCCGTCGGGCACCGCCGGTCGCACCGCCCAGCTGATCGCGACCGCACGCGCCGAGGCCGGGTTGGGCCCGATGCCCGACGCCACGTCGACCGGTATCGACGGGGCCCGCGGCGCCGTCGTCGGCGACGTCCACGTGCACTCGGTCCGGCTGACGGGTCTGGTCGCCCACCAGGAGGTGCTGTTCGGCACCCAGGGGGAGACCCTGACCATCCGGCACGATTCGATCGACCGCACCTCCTTCGTCCCGGGGGTCCTCCTCGGCGTCCGCGAGATCGGTGCGCACCCCGGCTTGACCGTCGGACTCGACGCGTTCATGAACCTCTCGTAG
- a CDS encoding DUF4878 domain-containing protein translates to MTYPPSQGNPTGWEQPVVPASAPAGPHAGGFPTGAYPPVGPPSPKNSSTKWIIGAVIGLVVVLLIGVGAIVAVGMLNRSAPAGDAVKGYLEALQRGDAKTALSYGASQPGSTELLTDEALKKQIAKAPISDIRILSDSTAKGPQISIGSVHVSVKFGDKTSDDTLFMKKSGRAWKLDNAAVNIKNYFDTPIVKVLGKTLTKGDSVYIFPGWMGIEPLTSNYSVDGDRIATLQDLLGFSSMMTTDLDVKVTESGYAAANQAVRDAIAKCAGSTDLAPANCPNRIDDGDALPNTAKWAPPVMPESLGDGNFNELDAQLTYYSAKIAFPYTVQTRSGPKSDTDNAYVSIKVDLTQSPPAVKFD, encoded by the coding sequence ATGACTTACCCGCCGTCCCAAGGCAATCCGACCGGCTGGGAGCAACCGGTGGTGCCGGCGTCGGCACCGGCCGGGCCGCACGCCGGCGGGTTCCCGACCGGCGCGTATCCGCCGGTGGGACCGCCGTCGCCCAAGAACAGTTCCACGAAGTGGATCATCGGCGCGGTCATCGGCCTCGTCGTCGTCCTGCTGATCGGCGTCGGCGCCATCGTCGCGGTCGGCATGTTGAACCGGTCCGCGCCCGCCGGCGACGCCGTCAAGGGCTATTTGGAGGCATTGCAGCGCGGCGACGCTAAGACGGCCCTGTCCTATGGTGCCTCGCAGCCCGGTTCGACGGAACTGCTGACCGACGAGGCGCTCAAGAAGCAGATCGCGAAGGCGCCGATCAGCGATATCCGGATCCTGAGTGACTCGACGGCCAAGGGTCCGCAGATCTCGATCGGATCGGTGCACGTCTCGGTGAAGTTCGGTGACAAGACCTCCGACGACACGCTGTTCATGAAGAAGTCGGGGCGCGCCTGGAAGCTCGACAACGCGGCGGTGAACATCAAGAACTACTTCGACACACCGATCGTCAAGGTTCTCGGCAAGACGCTGACCAAGGGCGACTCCGTCTACATCTTCCCCGGCTGGATGGGAATCGAGCCGCTCACCTCGAACTACAGCGTCGACGGCGACCGGATCGCGACGCTGCAGGACCTGCTCGGCTTCTCATCGATGATGACGACGGACCTCGACGTCAAGGTGACCGAATCCGGCTACGCCGCGGCCAACCAGGCGGTCCGCGACGCGATCGCCAAGTGCGCGGGGTCGACGGATCTGGCGCCGGCGAACTGCCCCAACCGGATCGACGACGGCGACGCGCTGCCCAACACCGCGAAATGGGCGCCGCCGGTGATGCCCGAGTCGCTGGGGGACGGAAATTTCAACGAACTGGACGCGCAGTTGACCTACTACTCGGCGAAGATCGCGTTCCCGTACACGGTGCAGACCCGAAGCGGCCCGAAGTCGGATACCGACAACGCCTACGTCTCGATCAAGGTGGATCTGACGCAGAGCCCGCCGGCGGTGAAGTTCGACTGA